A stretch of Janibacter endophyticus DNA encodes these proteins:
- a CDS encoding class F sortase has translation MSTHRTPRGRAGLALLTVVLVGAVLLWLTRPSSDDPAVVNAAVAGEAAHPTATAATPSGTARGAAPPDSPLESRPTTPSPPTRLSIPAIGAALRVVPVGVGERGAMVVPDDPATAGWYRYGPGPGEDGATVITAHVDSKELGPGPLARLRDVRAGEVITVTTGEERSTYRVKAVYSAGKEELDVDRLFRREGPPALHVVTCGGDFDPATGHYEDNVIAVAEPLRS, from the coding sequence ATGAGCACGCACCGCACCCCACGAGGCCGCGCCGGTCTGGCCCTGCTGACCGTCGTCCTCGTGGGGGCGGTGCTGCTCTGGCTGACCCGCCCGTCCTCGGACGACCCCGCCGTCGTCAACGCTGCCGTCGCCGGCGAGGCAGCCCACCCCACCGCCACCGCCGCCACGCCCAGCGGCACAGCCCGCGGCGCTGCACCGCCAGACTCCCCGCTCGAGAGCCGGCCCACCACCCCCTCCCCGCCCACCCGGCTGTCTATCCCGGCGATCGGGGCGGCCCTGAGGGTCGTCCCCGTCGGGGTGGGCGAGCGGGGCGCGATGGTGGTCCCGGACGACCCGGCCACCGCCGGCTGGTACCGGTACGGCCCGGGACCGGGGGAGGACGGGGCCACCGTCATCACCGCCCACGTCGACAGCAAGGAGCTCGGCCCCGGACCGCTGGCGCGGCTGCGCGACGTGCGGGCGGGCGAGGTGATCACCGTGACCACGGGCGAGGAGCGCAGCACCTACCGGGTGAAGGCGGTCTACTCGGCCGGCAAGGAGGAGCTGGACGTCGACCGCCTCTTCCGCCGCGAGGGCCCGCCGGCGCTGCACGTCGTCACGTGCGGCGGCGACTTCGACCCGGCGACCGGGCACTACGAGGACAACGTCATCGCCGTCGCAGAACCGCTCAGGTCCTGA
- a CDS encoding DUF3566 domain-containing protein codes for MSDTTVMQPRDSETAKGSGPARPAASRPARGGRRVKLMVSRVDPWSAMKVGFLLSVALGIAMVVMSAVLWSLMSAMGVFDSVNSLASQIIGEGSGQEFDIMDFLGFGRVLSLSVVIAVVDVILLTALATLGAFLYNIVASLVGGLHLTLTDD; via the coding sequence GTGAGCGACACGACGGTGATGCAACCGCGTGACAGCGAGACGGCGAAGGGGTCCGGCCCGGCCCGCCCGGCGGCGTCGCGTCCTGCGCGGGGTGGGCGGCGCGTCAAGCTCATGGTCTCTCGCGTCGACCCGTGGTCGGCGATGAAGGTCGGCTTCCTCCTGTCGGTCGCGCTGGGTATCGCGATGGTCGTCATGAGCGCCGTGCTGTGGAGCCTGATGTCCGCGATGGGCGTCTTCGACTCGGTCAACAGCCTCGCGAGCCAGATCATCGGTGAGGGCTCCGGCCAGGAGTTCGACATCATGGACTTCCTCGGCTTCGGGCGGGTGCTCTCGCTCTCCGTCGTCATCGCGGTCGTCGACGTCATCCTGCTCACCGCGCTCGCGACGCTCGGCGCCTTCCTCTACAACATCGTGGCCAGCCTCGTCGGCGGTCTGCACCTCACCCTGACCGACGACTGA
- the gyrA gene encoding DNA gyrase subunit A, translated as MTDTPDTPITDRIDPVDLNTEMQRSYIEYAMSVIVSRALPDVRDGLKPVHRRIVYAMYDGGYRPDRGYNKCSRVVGDVMGQYHPHGDTAIYDAMVRLVQPWSLRYPLIDGQGNFGSAGNDGAAAPRYTECKMAPIALELVRDIDQKTVDFVPNYDGKTMQPDVLPARFPNLLVNGSAGIAVGMATQIPPHNLREVADAAQWLLANPESSREEQLEAVMARVKGPDFPTGALIMGTRGIDDAYRTGRGSIIMRAVVEVEEIQGRTCLVVTELPYQVNPDALALKIADLTKEGKLAGIADIRDETSGRTGQRLVIVLKRDAVAKVVLNNLYKHTQLQTNFGANMLALVDGVPRTLPISAFIRHWVEHQVEVIVRRTQYRLDKAEAEIHILRGLLKALDALDEVIALIRRSPTVEAARDGLIELLDIDERQARAILEMQLRRLAALERQKIIDDHDALEAQIIDFTDILAKPERQRSIISEELQEIVDRYGDDRRSRIMPFDGDVAMEDLIPEEDVVVTITRGGYAKRVKVSEYRSQRRGGKGVRGATLRGEDVVEHFGTTTSHHWLLFFTNFGRVYRAKAYELPDASRDGKGQHVANLLAFQPEEKIAAVMAIKDYEAAPYLVLATRNGLTKKTRLTEYDSPRSGGLIAINLRDGDELVSAGLVSAEDDLLLVSRNAMSVRFHATDAQLRPMGRGTSGVTGMKFRDGDSLLSMQVIPAGTDPDVFVVFENGVAKRTAASEWTAKGRGTLGVMAAKSGKGGQLVGALTVDEGDEVMVVMEKGNIVRSAVAEVSRTGRNTMGVSFATPRKGDSIVAVARNVDRGVADEVEAALEGDAVASDPAAAEVEGESPATDATTDGGTDVPGGDE; from the coding sequence ATGACTGACACGCCTGACACCCCCATCACCGACCGGATCGACCCGGTCGACCTCAACACCGAGATGCAGCGCAGCTACATCGAGTACGCGATGAGCGTCATCGTCAGCCGCGCCCTGCCGGACGTCCGCGACGGCCTCAAGCCGGTGCACCGTCGGATCGTCTACGCCATGTACGACGGCGGCTACCGCCCCGACCGTGGCTACAACAAGTGCAGCCGCGTCGTCGGCGACGTCATGGGGCAGTACCACCCGCACGGTGACACGGCGATCTACGACGCGATGGTGCGGCTCGTGCAGCCGTGGTCGCTGCGCTATCCGCTCATCGACGGGCAGGGCAACTTCGGCTCGGCGGGCAACGACGGCGCGGCCGCGCCCCGGTACACCGAGTGCAAGATGGCCCCGATCGCGCTCGAGCTCGTCCGCGACATCGACCAGAAGACCGTCGACTTCGTCCCGAACTACGACGGCAAGACGATGCAGCCTGACGTGCTGCCCGCGCGCTTCCCCAACCTGCTCGTCAACGGCTCGGCCGGCATCGCCGTCGGCATGGCCACGCAGATCCCGCCGCACAACCTGCGCGAGGTCGCGGACGCCGCCCAGTGGCTGCTCGCGAACCCCGAGTCCTCCCGCGAGGAGCAGCTCGAGGCCGTCATGGCGCGGGTCAAGGGCCCGGACTTCCCCACCGGCGCGCTCATCATGGGCACGCGCGGCATCGACGACGCCTACCGCACGGGCCGCGGCTCGATCATCATGCGCGCGGTCGTTGAGGTCGAGGAGATCCAGGGCCGCACCTGCCTCGTCGTCACCGAGCTGCCCTACCAGGTCAACCCCGACGCGCTCGCGCTGAAGATCGCCGACCTCACCAAGGAGGGCAAGCTCGCCGGCATCGCCGACATCCGCGACGAGACCTCGGGCCGGACCGGCCAGCGTCTCGTCATCGTGCTCAAGCGCGACGCGGTCGCCAAGGTCGTCCTCAACAACCTCTACAAGCACACCCAGTTGCAGACGAACTTCGGCGCGAACATGCTCGCCCTCGTCGACGGGGTGCCGCGGACGCTGCCGATCTCGGCCTTCATCCGGCACTGGGTCGAGCACCAGGTCGAGGTCATCGTGCGCCGGACGCAGTACCGGCTCGACAAGGCCGAGGCCGAGATCCACATCCTGCGCGGCCTGCTCAAGGCGCTCGACGCGCTCGACGAGGTCATCGCGCTCATCCGCCGCAGCCCCACGGTCGAGGCGGCCCGCGACGGGCTCATCGAGCTGCTCGACATCGACGAGCGGCAGGCCCGGGCGATCCTCGAGATGCAGCTGCGTCGCCTCGCGGCCCTCGAGCGGCAGAAGATCATCGACGATCACGACGCCCTCGAGGCGCAGATCATCGACTTCACCGACATCCTCGCCAAGCCGGAGCGGCAGCGGAGCATCATCTCCGAGGAGCTCCAGGAGATCGTCGACCGCTATGGCGACGACCGGCGCTCGCGGATCATGCCCTTCGACGGCGACGTCGCGATGGAGGACCTCATCCCCGAGGAGGACGTCGTCGTGACGATCACCCGCGGCGGCTACGCCAAGCGGGTCAAGGTCAGCGAGTACCGCAGCCAGCGTCGTGGCGGCAAGGGTGTGCGGGGCGCGACCCTGCGCGGGGAGGATGTCGTCGAGCACTTCGGGACGACGACCTCGCACCACTGGCTGCTCTTCTTCACCAACTTCGGCCGGGTCTACCGGGCGAAGGCCTACGAGCTGCCGGACGCGAGCCGGGACGGCAAGGGCCAGCACGTCGCGAACCTCCTCGCCTTCCAGCCGGAGGAGAAGATCGCGGCGGTCATGGCGATCAAGGACTACGAGGCCGCCCCGTACCTCGTCCTCGCGACCCGCAACGGTCTGACGAAGAAGACCCGTCTCACCGAGTACGACTCGCCCCGCTCGGGCGGTCTCATCGCGATCAACCTGCGCGACGGTGACGAGCTCGTCTCGGCCGGGCTGGTCTCGGCGGAGGACGACCTGCTCCTCGTCTCGCGCAACGCCATGTCGGTGCGCTTCCACGCCACGGACGCGCAGCTGCGGCCGATGGGTCGAGGTACGAGCGGTGTGACGGGCATGAAGTTCCGCGACGGCGACTCGCTGCTCTCGATGCAGGTCATCCCGGCCGGCACCGACCCGGACGTCTTCGTCGTCTTCGAGAACGGTGTCGCCAAGCGCACCGCCGCCTCGGAGTGGACGGCGAAGGGGCGCGGGACGCTCGGTGTCATGGCGGCGAAGTCCGGCAAGGGCGGCCAGCTCGTCGGGGCGCTCACCGTCGACGAGGGTGACGAGGTCATGGTCGTCATGGAGAAGGGCAACATCGTCCGCTCCGCGGTGGCCGAGGTCTCCCGCACGGGCCGCAACACGATGGGTGTCTCCTTCGCCACGCCCCGCAAGGGCGACTCGATCGTCGCGGTGGCCCGCAACGTCGACCGGGGTGTCGCGGACGAGGTCGAGGCCGCGCTGGAGGGTGACGCGGTAGCGTCTGACCCTGCAGCAGCAGAGGTCGAGGGCGAGAGCCCGGCGACCGACGCGACGACGGATGGTGGGACGGACGTCCCCGGAGGTGACGAGTGA
- the gyrB gene encoding DNA topoisomerase (ATP-hydrolyzing) subunit B — MTRRPVAEQQGDNETFSAAEAEQARVEQEEAATAALAAEGKDPSAYDASAITVLEGLEAVRKRPGMYIGSTGERGLHHLVWEIVDNSVDEALAGYADSIVVTLMADGAVRVKDDGRGIPTDVHVGEGVSAVELVLTQLHAGGKFGGGGYKVSGGLHGVGSSVVNALSTRLDVCVRQKGYAHRMTFDNGVAVAPLERMEETQDTGTTITFWANPDIFDSVEYDYETIRARFQQTAFLNKGLSVTLIDERVEQRPTAGEDSDLDEDLDAVDADITEVEDEEAAQEGTAKTRTARTVTYKYDGGLVDYVNHLVGSKKAEPVTNSVIAIETEDTERSLALEIAMQWTSAYSESVHTYANNINTHEGGTHEEGFRAALTKMINDFARKQGLLKDKDDNLTGDDIREGLTAVISVKLGEPQFEGQTKTKLGNSEVKGFVQRAMTDEFGHWLEAHPNDGKDIVRKAVQAATARIAARKARDATRRKGLLESGGLPGKLSDCQSKDPTVSEVYIVEGDSAGGSAKAGRNPENQAILPIRGKILNVEKARIDKVMANTEVQALISAFGTGIGEDFDIDKARYHKIVLMADADVDGMHIRTLLLTLLFRFMKPLIEAGYVYLAQPPLYRLKWSNHEHEFAFSDRERDAMVAEGQSQGWRLPKENAIQRYKGLGEMNYQELWETTMDPDTRTLLQITLDDAAAADEMFSILMGEDVESRRSFIQKNARDVRFLDI; from the coding sequence ATGACGAGGAGACCTGTGGCAGAGCAGCAGGGCGACAACGAGACCTTCTCCGCCGCCGAGGCGGAGCAGGCACGGGTCGAGCAAGAGGAGGCCGCCACGGCGGCCCTCGCCGCGGAGGGCAAGGACCCCTCGGCCTACGACGCCAGCGCCATCACGGTCCTCGAGGGGCTCGAGGCGGTCCGCAAGCGGCCCGGCATGTACATCGGCTCGACCGGTGAGCGGGGCCTGCACCACCTCGTGTGGGAGATCGTCGACAACTCGGTCGACGAGGCTCTCGCCGGCTACGCCGACTCGATCGTCGTCACCCTCATGGCCGACGGGGCGGTGCGGGTCAAGGACGACGGTCGTGGCATCCCCACCGACGTCCACGTGGGCGAAGGGGTGAGCGCGGTCGAGCTCGTCCTCACCCAGCTCCACGCGGGCGGCAAGTTCGGCGGCGGCGGCTACAAGGTCTCCGGCGGCCTGCACGGTGTCGGCTCCTCGGTCGTCAACGCGCTCTCGACCCGTCTCGACGTCTGCGTCCGGCAGAAGGGCTACGCCCACCGGATGACCTTCGACAACGGCGTCGCCGTCGCTCCCCTGGAGCGCATGGAGGAGACGCAGGACACCGGCACGACGATCACCTTCTGGGCCAACCCGGACATCTTCGACTCCGTCGAGTACGACTACGAGACGATCCGCGCCCGCTTCCAGCAGACCGCCTTCCTCAACAAGGGGCTGTCGGTGACGCTCATCGATGAGCGCGTCGAGCAGCGGCCCACCGCCGGCGAGGACAGCGACCTCGACGAGGACCTCGACGCCGTCGACGCCGACATCACCGAGGTCGAGGACGAGGAGGCGGCGCAGGAGGGCACGGCGAAGACCAGGACCGCGCGCACCGTCACCTACAAGTACGACGGCGGGCTCGTCGACTACGTCAACCACCTCGTCGGCAGCAAGAAGGCCGAGCCGGTGACCAACAGTGTCATCGCCATCGAGACCGAGGACACCGAGCGCTCGCTCGCCCTCGAGATCGCGATGCAGTGGACCTCGGCGTACAGCGAGTCGGTGCACACCTACGCCAACAACATCAACACGCACGAGGGCGGCACCCACGAGGAGGGCTTCCGCGCGGCGCTGACGAAGATGATCAACGACTTCGCGCGCAAGCAGGGCCTGCTCAAGGACAAGGACGACAACCTCACCGGTGACGACATCCGTGAGGGCCTGACCGCGGTCATCTCGGTCAAGCTCGGGGAGCCGCAGTTCGAGGGTCAGACCAAGACCAAGCTCGGCAACTCCGAGGTCAAGGGCTTCGTCCAGCGAGCCATGACCGACGAGTTCGGCCACTGGCTCGAGGCGCACCCGAACGACGGCAAGGACATCGTCCGCAAGGCCGTCCAGGCGGCGACCGCCCGTATCGCGGCCCGCAAGGCGCGCGACGCCACCCGCCGCAAGGGTCTGCTCGAGTCCGGCGGCCTGCCAGGCAAGCTCTCGGACTGCCAGAGCAAGGACCCGACGGTCTCCGAGGTCTACATCGTCGAGGGTGACTCCGCCGGTGGCTCGGCCAAGGCCGGCCGCAACCCGGAGAACCAGGCGATCCTTCCGATCCGCGGCAAGATCCTCAACGTCGAGAAGGCCCGGATCGACAAGGTCATGGCCAACACCGAGGTCCAGGCGCTGATCTCCGCCTTCGGCACCGGCATCGGCGAGGACTTCGACATCGACAAGGCGCGGTACCACAAGATCGTGCTCATGGCCGATGCCGACGTCGACGGGATGCACATCCGGACCCTGCTGCTCACGCTGCTCTTCCGCTTCATGAAGCCGCTCATCGAGGCCGGCTACGTCTACCTCGCGCAGCCGCCGCTCTACCGCCTCAAGTGGAGCAACCACGAGCACGAGTTCGCCTTCTCCGACCGCGAGCGCGACGCGATGGTCGCCGAGGGGCAGAGCCAGGGCTGGCGCCTGCCGAAGGAGAACGCCATCCAGCGCTACAAGGGCCTCGGCGAGATGAACTACCAGGAGCTGTGGGAGACCACGATGGACCCGGACACCCGGACCCTCCTGCAGATCACCCTCGACGACGCGGCCGCCGCCGACGAGATGTTCTCGATCCTCATGGGCGAGGACGTCGAGTCCCGCCGCTCCTTCATCCAGAAGAACGCGCGCGACGTGCGCTTCCTCGACATCTGA
- a CDS encoding RNA polymerase sigma factor codes for MSLSLSAGDPHAVEEIYRHYGHLVYTIALRSLGDRADAEDVTQQVFLAAWRGARTIKPSPTALPAWLLGITRHKVADALTARGREARRLRAVAAEEHVAGGEGQTRDRTLEIAVIAELEAMGDPRGAILRMTVLGGMTHAEVADRLDIPLGTVKSHARRGLIHLREQLKEVTVDE; via the coding sequence ATGTCCCTCTCCCTGAGCGCGGGCGACCCGCACGCCGTGGAGGAGATCTACCGACACTACGGCCACCTCGTCTACACCATCGCACTGCGCTCGCTCGGTGACCGTGCCGACGCCGAGGATGTCACCCAGCAGGTGTTCCTCGCGGCCTGGCGTGGGGCGCGCACGATCAAACCCTCGCCGACGGCCCTGCCTGCCTGGTTGCTCGGGATCACCCGCCACAAGGTCGCCGACGCCCTGACCGCCCGTGGCCGCGAGGCCCGGCGGCTGCGGGCGGTGGCGGCGGAGGAGCACGTCGCCGGTGGCGAGGGCCAGACCAGGGACCGCACCCTGGAGATCGCCGTCATCGCCGAGCTGGAGGCGATGGGTGATCCCCGCGGCGCCATCCTGCGCATGACCGTGCTCGGCGGCATGACGCACGCCGAGGTCGCCGACCGTCTAGACATCCCCCTCGGCACGGTGAAGAGTCACGCGCGCCGGGGTCTGATCCACCTGCGCGAGCAGCTGAAGGAGGTGACTGTCGATGAGTGA
- a CDS encoding DUF4397 domain-containing protein — translation MLTTARTLGATAAMALVGLTAAAPAHAADDAHVSILHGVPGATVDVYVNGDVLLEDFKPGTLTDPQALPEGEYDLKVTAPDAGADGDAIIEAQDVTVPAGANITVVAHLDADGNPALTPFVNDTKPIAAGKSRLTVRHTAAAPAVDVRANGEVAFPGLTNPDEVSADLAAGTIKADVVLAGTDTVALGPADLDLAEGTHTIVYAWGSAEEETLQLATQSITGMHSAPTGVPSGEGGQVAAADEAARYGMVALGALAAGGLVLGATRRTARQRA, via the coding sequence ATGCTCACCACCGCCCGCACCCTCGGTGCCACCGCCGCCATGGCCCTCGTCGGTCTGACCGCCGCGGCTCCGGCTCACGCAGCCGATGACGCCCACGTCTCGATCCTGCACGGGGTCCCCGGCGCCACGGTCGACGTCTACGTCAACGGGGATGTCCTGCTCGAGGACTTCAAGCCCGGCACGCTCACCGACCCGCAGGCCCTCCCCGAGGGTGAGTACGACCTCAAGGTCACCGCCCCGGACGCCGGCGCTGACGGCGATGCCATCATCGAGGCCCAGGACGTCACCGTCCCGGCCGGGGCGAACATCACGGTTGTCGCCCACCTGGACGCTGACGGCAACCCGGCCCTGACCCCCTTCGTCAACGACACGAAGCCGATCGCCGCCGGGAAGTCCCGACTCACCGTTCGCCACACCGCGGCCGCCCCCGCGGTGGACGTGCGAGCCAACGGCGAGGTCGCCTTCCCCGGCCTGACCAACCCCGACGAGGTCTCGGCCGACCTGGCAGCCGGCACGATCAAGGCCGACGTCGTGCTCGCCGGCACCGACACGGTCGCGCTCGGCCCGGCCGACCTCGACCTCGCCGAAGGCACCCACACCATCGTCTACGCGTGGGGAAGCGCCGAGGAGGAGACCCTCCAGCTGGCCACGCAGTCGATCACGGGCATGCACTCCGCCCCCACCGGGGTTCCCTCGGGCGAGGGCGGCCAGGTCGCCGCGGCCGACGAGGCAGCCCGCTACGGCATGGTCGCCCTCGGCGCTCTGGCCGCGGGCGGACTCGTGCTGGGCGCCACCCGCCGCACGGCCCGTCAGAGGGCCTGA
- a CDS encoding anti-sigma factor has product MSDQHERTVSHPTDEDLAGHAIDVQDGLVPDPAVSAHLAGCPRCTTVHAELRDLASGRLPGESRPLSETLDADLSMVWSYPADDVWSRISSTLREGEGVPLTSVPPAQVAGAPAPRSAGPALVRRSLPWLAAAAALVLGISLGREMATGPQEEVQRVAQLRTVDPAAVPRGQAQLVRTGENLAVRVVPDSIPDGEGYLELWLINADGTRMVSIGVMDGQDRRDYQVTQELIDQGYTIVDISREPYDDKPEHSGDSLARGALDA; this is encoded by the coding sequence ATGAGTGATCAGCACGAGCGCACAGTCAGCCACCCGACCGATGAGGACCTGGCGGGGCACGCGATCGACGTCCAGGACGGGTTGGTCCCAGACCCCGCGGTCTCCGCCCACCTCGCCGGGTGCCCCCGGTGCACGACCGTGCACGCCGAGCTGAGGGATCTGGCGTCCGGGCGTCTGCCGGGCGAGAGCCGACCGCTCTCGGAGACCCTTGACGCAGACCTCTCGATGGTCTGGAGCTACCCGGCCGACGACGTCTGGTCGCGCATCTCGAGCACCTTGCGCGAGGGCGAAGGGGTGCCGCTGACCTCGGTGCCGCCGGCACAGGTGGCCGGCGCCCCCGCACCCCGATCGGCGGGTCCGGCGCTCGTGCGGCGCTCGCTCCCGTGGCTGGCTGCGGCCGCAGCCCTGGTCCTGGGGATCTCGCTGGGGCGAGAGATGGCCACCGGTCCGCAGGAGGAGGTGCAGCGGGTGGCCCAGCTGCGCACCGTGGACCCGGCCGCCGTCCCGCGCGGTCAGGCGCAGCTCGTCCGGACCGGCGAGAACCTCGCGGTGAGGGTCGTGCCGGACTCCATCCCAGATGGCGAGGGATACCTCGAGCTGTGGCTGATCAACGCCGACGGCACGAGGATGGTCTCGATCGGCGTCATGGACGGCCAGGACCGCCGGGACTACCAGGTCACCCAGGAGCTCATCGACCAGGGCTACACCATCGTCGACATCTCGCGAGAGCCGTACGACGACAAGCCTGAGCACTCGGGTGACTCCCTGGCCCGGGGCGCGCTGGACGCCTGA
- a CDS encoding DLW-39 family protein, whose protein sequence is MKRLLVLAAAAAGAAYVQRKLEQQRSEKDLYAAASAGRTRTADPAPPKDVWAAATDSRV, encoded by the coding sequence ATGAAGAGGCTCCTCGTCCTCGCTGCTGCCGCCGCAGGCGCTGCCTATGTCCAGCGCAAGCTCGAGCAGCAGCGCTCGGAGAAGGACCTCTACGCCGCGGCCTCCGCCGGCCGGACGCGGACCGCGGACCCCGCTCCGCCGAAGGACGTGTGGGCGGCGGCGACGGACTCCCGGGTCTGA